The Bryobacteraceae bacterium genome includes a window with the following:
- the glpQ gene encoding glycerophosphoryl diester phosphodiesterase produces the protein MSLARTLAFLLCTVMTTGAAPRILVHGHRGARTVLPENTLPAFEYAIREGADVLELDLWVTADNILVVHHDPLINTAICEGPGGERTIRKLTLEQVKQWDCGAKKNPDFPRQEPRPGTRIPTLDEVLALAPRGSFWFNIEMKSQPAKPELQPPAEDYAKLVAETVRRHGLENRVIVQSFDFALMRALHQVAPELRRAALYAGLPREFTELSREAGNTPIVSPHYSLVTPERVKQAHEAGLQVVPWTANTADAWDRLIAAGVDAIITDDPKGLIDHLRARGLR, from the coding sequence ATGTCCCTGGCAAGGACTCTGGCCTTTCTTCTCTGCACTGTCATGACCACGGGCGCTGCTCCACGGATCCTCGTTCATGGCCACCGCGGCGCCCGCACCGTGCTGCCGGAGAACACGCTGCCCGCGTTTGAATACGCCATCCGCGAGGGCGCCGATGTGCTGGAGCTGGATCTGTGGGTGACGGCGGACAACATTCTCGTGGTGCATCACGACCCGCTGATCAACACGGCCATCTGCGAAGGACCCGGCGGCGAGCGCACCATCCGCAAGCTGACTCTGGAACAGGTGAAGCAGTGGGACTGCGGCGCGAAGAAGAACCCGGATTTTCCGCGTCAGGAGCCGAGACCGGGCACGCGCATCCCTACGCTGGATGAAGTGCTGGCGCTCGCGCCTCGCGGGTCGTTCTGGTTCAACATCGAGATGAAGAGCCAGCCGGCGAAGCCCGAGCTGCAGCCTCCGGCGGAGGACTACGCGAAGCTGGTGGCGGAGACCGTGCGGAGGCACGGGCTGGAGAACCGCGTCATCGTGCAATCGTTCGATTTTGCGCTTATGCGGGCGTTGCACCAGGTGGCGCCGGAGCTGCGCCGCGCCGCGCTGTACGCAGGTCTGCCGCGCGAGTTCACGGAACTCTCGCGCGAGGCGGGCAACACGCCCATCGTCAGCCCGCACTACTCGCTGGTGACGCCGGAGCGGGTGAAGCAGGCGCACGAGGCGGGGCTGCAGGTGGTGCCGTGGACGGCGAACACGGCAGACGCGTGGGACAGGCTGATCGCCGCAGGGGTGGACGCCATCATCACGGACGATCCCAAAGGATTGATCGATCACCTGCGCGCCCGGGGCCTGCGCTGA